One region of Candidatus Dependentiae bacterium genomic DNA includes:
- the rsmH gene encoding 16S rRNA (cytosine(1402)-N(4))-methyltransferase RsmH has protein sequence MKKRGSPGASSKASFVVGEGNGHFAHQPVLVNEVIDGLIVDKNGIYVDATFGRGGHSQEILKSLGEKGVLVCVDKDQEAIEIAHQLKDPRVIVRQGSFTKLLAWFGGLDYLGKVSGILVDLGVSSPQLDDPQRGFSFMRDGPLDMRMDQSQLLTAASWLQAAQEEEISRVLKEYGEEKFSRRIAKNIVAERKIQPITTTGRLAEIVSVAHPRWEEHKHPATRTFQAIRILINNELTELKEFLDQSLKMLKVGGRLAVISFHSLEDRIVKNFIKEQQSGGIPKWVPVCDRELSRCLGAVGRAIRATEQEVASNPRSRSAVLRIMEKLK, from the coding sequence ATGAAAAAAAGAGGATCACCGGGAGCAAGTAGTAAAGCATCATTTGTGGTAGGTGAAGGTAATGGTCATTTTGCTCATCAACCAGTTTTAGTTAATGAGGTTATAGATGGCTTGATAGTTGATAAAAACGGAATTTATGTAGATGCAACTTTTGGTCGCGGTGGTCACTCTCAAGAGATTTTGAAATCTCTGGGTGAAAAAGGCGTATTAGTTTGTGTAGATAAGGATCAAGAAGCGATTGAGATTGCACATCAGCTTAAAGATCCTAGAGTAATAGTGAGACAAGGTTCATTTACTAAGCTTTTAGCGTGGTTTGGCGGTTTAGATTACTTGGGTAAGGTTAGTGGTATCTTAGTTGATTTGGGTGTTTCTTCACCGCAGCTTGATGATCCACAGCGTGGATTTAGTTTTATGCGCGATGGTCCATTAGATATGAGGATGGATCAAAGTCAGTTGCTCACCGCAGCTAGTTGGTTGCAAGCGGCGCAAGAGGAAGAAATTAGTAGAGTTTTAAAGGAATATGGTGAAGAGAAATTTAGTAGAAGGATAGCAAAGAATATTGTTGCTGAGCGCAAGATTCAACCGATTACTACCACAGGTAGATTGGCTGAAATTGTGAGTGTGGCTCATCCCAGATGGGAGGAACACAAGCATCCAGCTACTAGGACTTTTCAGGCGATTAGAATATTGATTAATAATGAGCTTACGGAGCTGAAAGAGTTTTTAGATCAGTCCTTAAAGATGCTCAAAGTTGGTGGTCGTTTAGCGGTGATTAGTTTTCATTCGCTAGAAGATCGAATAGTAAAAAATTTTATTAAAGAGCAGCAAAGTGGTGGGATACCTAAATGGGTGCCTGTATGTGATAGGGAACTTTCAAGGTGTCTTGGAGCAGTGGGTCGAGCTATTAGGGCAACTGAGCAAGAGGTTGCAAGTAACCCTCGTTCCAGAAGCGCCGTGTTAAGGATAATGGAGAAATTAAAATGA
- the ftsL gene encoding cell division protein FtsL — MNAVARVALAENTFTKGVSLSFSLSELRMLFLMILCLVSALGVIYVKDLNRRLSINNQKVRVETEYLQSESNKLLLEHSAWGAQSRVQQVAQHQLAMQIPLSSEVVMIKI; from the coding sequence ATGAATGCAGTAGCAAGAGTAGCATTAGCAGAAAATACATTTACCAAGGGTGTCTCTCTTAGTTTTAGTCTTTCAGAGCTAAGAATGCTCTTTTTAATGATTTTGTGTTTGGTCTCAGCTTTGGGTGTGATCTATGTTAAAGATCTCAATCGTCGTTTGTCGATTAATAATCAGAAGGTAAGAGTAGAAACTGAGTACTTGCAATCAGAAAGTAATAAGTTGTTGTTAGAACATAGTGCTTGGGGAGCGCAGTCTAGAGTTCAGCAGGTAGCACAACACCAGCTTGCGATGCAGATACCTCTATCTTCAGAAGTAGTAATGATCAAAATATAG